From Streptomyces yatensis, one genomic window encodes:
- a CDS encoding aminotransferase class I/II-fold pyridoxal phosphate-dependent enzyme yields MLGEYPIVGRRAAEIAASVERAVGAGELPPGQLLPPLRELAQRLSVNPNTVAAAYRVLRERGVIETAGRRGSRVRSRPSSTPREWIGVDATGARDLSSGNPDPALLPPLGAPLAAAAARAAERPTLYGAPDVVPEVAELARAALDADGVPAGPVAVTSGALDAIERVLAAHLRPGDAVAVEDPGWGSLLDLIPALGLRAVPVGVDDDGPLPERVEQALAQGARALVVTDRAQNPTGAVVSATRARELRAVLAAHPSVLLIEDDHGHGIVDLPLRPLAGGTDHWALVRSTAKAYGPDLRLAVLTGDPVTLDRVRGRQRLGPGWVSHLLQDTVGGLWRTGAVDAAAVAASYDTRRAALVRALRERGIAAHGRSGMNVWVPVPDETGAVARLLASGWAVAPGARFRVASPPGIRLTVSPLAADEIETVAAAVAAAAGATVSGRLD; encoded by the coding sequence GTGCTAGGAGAATATCCGATCGTCGGCCGACGCGCAGCCGAGATCGCGGCCAGTGTGGAGCGCGCGGTCGGCGCCGGCGAGCTGCCACCGGGCCAACTGCTGCCGCCCTTGCGGGAGTTGGCGCAGCGGCTGAGCGTGAATCCCAATACGGTCGCGGCCGCCTATCGCGTGCTGCGCGAACGGGGCGTGATCGAAACGGCGGGGCGCCGGGGGAGCCGGGTGCGCTCGCGCCCCTCCAGTACGCCCCGCGAGTGGATCGGCGTCGATGCCACCGGGGCGCGCGATCTGTCGAGCGGCAACCCCGACCCCGCGCTGCTGCCCCCGCTCGGCGCGCCGCTCGCGGCGGCCGCGGCCCGCGCGGCGGAGCGCCCCACGCTGTACGGCGCGCCGGACGTCGTCCCCGAGGTCGCCGAACTCGCCCGGGCCGCCCTCGACGCGGACGGGGTGCCGGCCGGGCCGGTCGCCGTCACCTCCGGCGCGCTCGACGCGATCGAGCGGGTGCTGGCCGCGCATCTGCGTCCCGGTGACGCGGTCGCGGTCGAGGACCCCGGCTGGGGCAGTCTGCTCGACCTGATCCCGGCGCTCGGGCTGCGCGCCGTCCCGGTCGGGGTCGACGACGACGGACCGCTGCCCGAGCGGGTGGAGCAGGCGCTGGCCCAGGGGGCGCGGGCGCTGGTGGTCACCGACCGGGCGCAGAACCCGACCGGCGCGGTGGTGAGCGCGACCCGCGCCCGCGAGCTGCGAGCGGTGCTCGCGGCCCACCCTTCCGTGCTGCTGATCGAGGACGACCACGGGCACGGCATCGTGGACCTCCCGCTGCGCCCCCTGGCCGGGGGTACCGACCACTGGGCGCTGGTCCGCTCCACCGCCAAGGCCTACGGCCCCGATCTACGGCTCGCGGTGCTCACCGGCGACCCCGTCACCCTGGACCGGGTGCGCGGCCGCCAGCGGCTGGGGCCGGGCTGGGTCAGCCATCTGCTGCAGGACACGGTCGGCGGGCTGTGGCGGACGGGCGCGGTCGACGCGGCGGCGGTGGCGGCGTCGTACGACACACGGCGCGCCGCGCTGGTGCGGGCGCTGCGGGAGCGGGGGATCGCCGCGCACGGGCGGAGCGGGATGAATGTGTGGGTGCCGGTCCCGGACGAGACCGGCGCCGTCGCCCGGCTGCTGGCCTCGGGCTGGGCCGTCGCCCCCGGGGCGCGCTTCCGCGTGGCCTCGCCACCGGGGATCCGGCTGACGGTCTCGCCGCTGGCCGCCGACGAGATCGAGACGGTCGCCGCCGCGGTGGCCGCGGCGGCGGGGGCGACGGTCTCGGGGCGGCTGGATTGA
- a CDS encoding DMT family transporter, translated as MTSAPASAPPAAASTAETPSSPARRPLLDWRIRFGVLSLIWGFSFLFIKVGNEAFAPLYVTLGRMLFGTAVLLVTLVVQRERLPRGARVWGHLAVAAFFLNALPFSLFAYAELTIPSTLAGICNAASPLWGMLLAVVVVSDDRPSRQRVAGLGLGFIGVLIVLGAWQGFSGQDPLGTVLALIASASYAVGWQYVRRTLSDTGHSHLSMSGGQLLLGTVQLALVAPVFATSPTSFPLLPVLSVLALGALGTGVAFLVQYGLVDEVGPTTAMMVTYFVPVIATTAGVAILGEHLTWNTPVGAAVVLIGAALTQRRSGASRAASGGRTRTIRVHRTGS; from the coding sequence ATGACCTCAGCGCCCGCCTCGGCACCCCCTGCCGCCGCCTCCACCGCGGAGACCCCCTCCTCCCCCGCCCGCCGACCGCTCCTCGACTGGCGGATCCGCTTCGGCGTGCTCTCCCTGATCTGGGGTTTCAGCTTTCTCTTCATCAAGGTGGGCAACGAGGCGTTCGCCCCCTTGTACGTCACGCTCGGGCGGATGCTGTTCGGCACCGCCGTGCTGCTCGTGACGCTGGTGGTGCAGCGGGAGCGGCTACCGCGCGGGGCGCGGGTCTGGGGCCATCTGGCGGTGGCCGCGTTCTTCCTCAACGCACTGCCGTTCTCGCTGTTCGCCTACGCCGAGCTGACCATCCCCTCCACCCTGGCCGGTATCTGCAACGCCGCCTCGCCGCTGTGGGGGATGCTGCTCGCGGTGGTCGTGGTCTCCGACGACCGGCCGAGCCGTCAGCGTGTCGCGGGTCTCGGGCTCGGCTTCATCGGCGTGTTGATCGTGCTGGGCGCCTGGCAGGGCTTCTCCGGCCAGGACCCGCTGGGCACGGTGCTGGCGCTGATCGCCTCGGCCAGCTACGCGGTCGGCTGGCAGTACGTCCGGCGCACGCTGAGCGACACGGGCCACTCCCATCTGTCGATGTCCGGCGGCCAGCTGCTGCTCGGTACCGTGCAACTCGCCCTCGTCGCACCGGTGTTCGCGACGTCGCCCACCTCCTTCCCCCTGCTGCCCGTGCTCTCCGTGCTCGCCCTGGGCGCGCTGGGCACCGGCGTGGCGTTCCTGGTCCAGTACGGGCTCGTGGATGAGGTCGGCCCGACGACGGCGATGATGGTCACCTACTTCGTCCCGGTGATCGCCACCACCGCGGGCGTGGCGATCCTCGGGGAACACCTCACCTGGAACACGCCGGTGGGCGCGGCCGTCGTCCTCATCGGCGCGGCTTTGACCCAGCGGCGCTCCGGCGCGTCCCGGGCCGCGTCCGGCGGACGCACCCGCACCATACGGGTCCATCGCACAGGCTCCTGA
- a CDS encoding LysR family transcriptional regulator: MLNLDRLRTLHAVARHGSVSGAAEGLHVTTSAVSQQLAKLERETGQQLLAKNGRGIRLTDAGRLLSDHAARILSQVELAQADLEAQRGHAVGELLLGAFPTAVRGLFPEALGRLRTEHPQLNVRLQEMEPDESVPSVVRGDIDLAVVLDWYNKPLPMPGGLVKAALLDDPVDVAMPADHPLAHRRAVEPEDFVDDEWVSWPKGGFCYDWLMVTLRGKGIEPRIRHTAHEHHTQLSLIAAGLGIAVVPRLGRGPVPEGVRMVPVSQPTMRRHIYAIWRADADRRPSIRAAVEVLRSVGEKIID; the protein is encoded by the coding sequence TTGTTGAACCTGGATCGCCTACGGACGTTGCACGCCGTGGCCCGCCACGGCTCCGTGAGCGGCGCCGCCGAGGGGCTGCACGTCACCACCTCCGCCGTCTCCCAGCAACTCGCCAAGCTGGAGCGGGAGACCGGTCAGCAACTGCTCGCCAAGAACGGGCGCGGGATCCGGCTCACCGACGCCGGGCGGCTGCTCTCCGACCACGCGGCGCGCATCCTCTCCCAGGTGGAGCTGGCCCAGGCGGATCTGGAGGCGCAGCGTGGCCATGCCGTCGGCGAGCTGCTGCTGGGCGCCTTCCCGACCGCCGTCCGCGGTCTCTTCCCCGAAGCCCTGGGCCGACTGCGCACCGAGCATCCGCAGCTGAATGTGCGGCTGCAGGAGATGGAGCCCGATGAGTCGGTGCCCTCGGTGGTGCGCGGCGACATCGATCTGGCCGTGGTCCTGGACTGGTACAACAAGCCCCTGCCGATGCCCGGCGGGCTGGTGAAGGCCGCCCTGCTGGACGACCCGGTGGATGTGGCGATGCCCGCCGACCACCCCCTCGCCCACCGCCGCGCGGTCGAGCCGGAGGACTTCGTGGACGACGAGTGGGTCTCCTGGCCCAAGGGCGGGTTCTGCTACGACTGGCTGATGGTGACCCTGCGCGGCAAGGGCATCGAGCCGAGGATCCGGCACACCGCGCATGAGCACCACACCCAGCTCTCGCTGATCGCCGCCGGGCTGGGCATCGCCGTGGTGCCCCGGCTGGGCCGCGGCCCGGTGCCCGAGGGGGTGCGGATGGTGCCCGTCAGCCAGCCCACGATGCGGCGGCACATCTACGCGATCTGGCGCGCGGACGCCGACCGCAGGCCCTCGATCCGGGCGGCGGTCGAGGTGCTGCGCTCCGTCGGCGAGAAGATCATCGACTGA
- a CDS encoding pyridoxamine 5'-phosphate oxidase family protein, with translation MTVTQRRGRRIMMAQDELDAFLAEQRTCRVATVAADGRPHISPLWFCWDGAALWLYSLTRSRRWAELRRDPRIAVVVDDGHDYGELRGVELSGEAVPIGEAPRTGVSCPELDTPERMFAAKYFGLDAMPHDGRHAWLRLAPEAIRSWDFRKMPQG, from the coding sequence ATGACCGTCACCCAGCGGCGGGGACGCCGCATCATGATGGCCCAGGACGAGCTGGACGCCTTCCTCGCCGAACAGCGCACCTGCCGGGTGGCGACCGTGGCCGCGGACGGGCGGCCGCATATCAGCCCGCTGTGGTTCTGCTGGGACGGCGCCGCCCTGTGGCTGTACTCCCTGACCCGCAGCCGCCGCTGGGCCGAGCTGCGCCGCGATCCGCGGATCGCGGTGGTGGTCGACGACGGACACGACTACGGCGAACTGCGCGGGGTGGAGCTCTCCGGCGAGGCGGTCCCGATCGGCGAGGCGCCGCGCACCGGCGTGTCGTGCCCCGAACTCGACACGCCCGAGCGGATGTTCGCGGCGAAGTACTTCGGCCTGGACGCCATGCCGCACGACGGGCGCCACGCATGGCTGCGTCTGGCCCCCGAGGCGATCCGCTCCTGGGACTTCCGCAAGATGCCACAGGGCTGA
- a CDS encoding cysteine hydrolase family protein, which produces MTQGTLLSGAVTPSPREDLVELLRPQACALLTVECQRGVVGPDSALPELAAVAQESGALGRVAQLVAAAHDTGVQVLHAVAERRADGRGANRNAPLFRAVERLPVRQLTGSAAVEIAEPVPVAAEDLVVRRLHGLSPIAGTEVDALLRNLGCRTLVITGVSANVAIPAAVFDAVNLGYTAVVPEDAIAGVPASYTPAMVRHTLALVAAVTAADEVVACWRRTAVTPSRSSFPAP; this is translated from the coding sequence ATGACGCAAGGGACGCTACTCTCCGGCGCCGTGACCCCGAGCCCCCGCGAAGACCTGGTGGAACTGCTCCGGCCGCAAGCCTGCGCCCTGCTCACCGTCGAATGCCAGCGCGGTGTGGTGGGCCCGGACAGCGCCCTGCCCGAACTGGCCGCCGTGGCCCAGGAGTCCGGTGCGCTCGGGCGTGTCGCCCAGCTGGTGGCGGCCGCCCACGACACGGGCGTCCAGGTGCTGCACGCGGTGGCCGAGCGGCGCGCCGACGGACGCGGCGCGAACCGCAACGCACCCCTGTTCCGGGCCGTCGAGCGGCTGCCGGTCCGGCAGCTCACCGGAAGCGCGGCGGTGGAGATCGCCGAACCGGTTCCGGTGGCCGCCGAGGACCTGGTCGTACGGCGGCTGCACGGCCTCTCGCCGATCGCCGGGACCGAGGTGGACGCGCTGCTGCGCAATCTGGGCTGCCGCACGCTGGTCATCACCGGCGTGTCGGCCAATGTGGCGATCCCGGCCGCCGTCTTCGACGCCGTCAACCTCGGCTATACGGCCGTGGTGCCCGAGGACGCGATCGCCGGGGTGCCCGCCTCGTACACCCCGGCGATGGTCCGCCACACCCTCGCCCTCGTGGCCGCCGTCACCGCGGCCGACGAGGTGGTCGCCTGCTGGCGGAGGACGGCCGTCACGCCATCCAGATCGAGCTTCCCTGCACCTTGA
- a CDS encoding Rieske (2Fe-2S) protein produces MTQSAINGQGTTRRAVVTAAGAAGLAATLAACGKDDSGDSDSGSAGSAQDAGGSQPSQSAEGGQSAGGDGMELAKTSQIPEGGGMVFKDHKVVVTQPKAGEFKAFSSICTHQGCSVGDVTGGTINCPCHQSKFDITDGSVKGGPAQKPLPGAQIKVQGSSIWMA; encoded by the coding sequence ATGACGCAGTCGGCAATCAACGGGCAGGGCACCACCCGCCGCGCCGTCGTCACCGCGGCGGGAGCGGCCGGGCTGGCCGCCACGCTTGCCGCATGCGGCAAGGACGACAGCGGCGATTCGGACAGCGGCAGCGCGGGCAGCGCCCAGGACGCCGGCGGTTCGCAGCCGTCGCAGAGCGCGGAGGGCGGTCAGTCGGCCGGCGGGGACGGTATGGAACTGGCCAAGACCTCCCAGATCCCCGAGGGCGGCGGCATGGTCTTCAAGGACCACAAGGTCGTGGTGACCCAGCCCAAGGCGGGCGAGTTCAAGGCGTTCTCGTCGATCTGTACGCACCAGGGCTGCTCGGTCGGCGATGTGACCGGCGGCACCATCAACTGCCCGTGCCACCAGAGCAAGTTCGACATCACCGACGGCAGCGTGAAGGGCGGACCGGCGCAGAAGCCGCTGCCGGGCGCGCAGATCAAGGTGCAGGGAAGCTCGATCTGGATGGCGTGA
- a CDS encoding ATP-binding cassette domain-containing protein, producing MGHLEAAHLAFFLPDGRLLLGDVSFRVAEGTVAALVGPNGAGKTTLLRLVSGEVEPHGGTVTVSGSLGVMPQFIGSVRDERTVRDLLVSVAQPRVREAARAVDAAELAIMERDDEAAQMAYAQSLSDWAEARGYEAETVWDMCTTAALGVPYERAQWRQVRTLSGGEQKRLVLEALLRGPDDVLLLDEPDNYLDVPGKQWLEERLRETRKTVLFISHDRELLARAADRIVSVEPSPAGSDVWVHGAGFATYHDAREERFERFEELRRRWDEKHAQLKRLVLDMQRYAARSDEMASRYQAAKTRLRKFEEAGPPPEPPRKQDITMRLAGGRTGVRALTCRALELEGLMRPFDLEVFYGERVAVLGSNGSGKSHFLRLLAGQSVDHRGEWKLGARVVPGHFAQTHAHPELFGRTLVDILWTEHARDRGRAMSALRRYELDRQGDQTFDRLSGGQQARFQILLLELAGTTALLLDEPTDNLDLESAEALQDGLGAYDGTVLAVTHDRWFARSFDRFLVFGSDGVVRETAEPVWDERRVDRVR from the coding sequence ATGGGACATCTGGAGGCCGCGCACCTCGCCTTTTTCCTGCCCGACGGACGACTGCTGCTCGGCGATGTGTCGTTCCGCGTCGCGGAGGGCACGGTGGCCGCCCTGGTCGGGCCCAACGGGGCGGGCAAGACCACGCTGCTGCGGCTGGTCTCCGGCGAGGTGGAGCCGCACGGCGGCACGGTCACGGTCAGCGGCTCGCTCGGGGTGATGCCGCAGTTCATCGGCTCCGTGCGCGATGAGCGGACGGTGCGCGACCTGCTGGTGTCGGTGGCCCAGCCCCGGGTCCGCGAGGCCGCCCGCGCGGTCGACGCGGCCGAGCTGGCGATCATGGAGCGGGACGACGAGGCCGCCCAGATGGCCTACGCCCAGAGCCTGAGCGACTGGGCCGAGGCGCGTGGCTACGAGGCCGAGACGGTATGGGACATGTGCACCACGGCGGCGCTCGGAGTGCCGTACGAACGGGCCCAGTGGCGCCAGGTGCGCACCCTCAGCGGCGGTGAGCAGAAGCGGCTGGTGCTGGAGGCGCTGCTGCGCGGGCCCGACGATGTGCTGCTGCTGGACGAGCCGGACAACTACCTGGATGTGCCGGGCAAGCAGTGGCTGGAGGAGCGGCTGCGCGAGACCCGTAAGACCGTGCTGTTCATCAGCCACGACCGGGAACTGCTGGCCCGCGCCGCCGACCGGATCGTCAGCGTCGAGCCGAGCCCGGCGGGCAGCGATGTGTGGGTGCACGGCGCCGGCTTCGCCACCTACCACGACGCCCGCGAGGAGCGGTTCGAGCGCTTCGAGGAACTCCGGCGGCGCTGGGACGAGAAGCATGCCCAGCTCAAACGGCTGGTGCTGGACATGCAGCGGTACGCGGCGCGCAGCGATGAGATGGCCTCCCGCTACCAGGCCGCCAAGACCCGGCTGCGGAAGTTCGAGGAGGCAGGGCCGCCACCGGAGCCCCCGCGCAAACAGGACATCACCATGCGGCTCGCGGGCGGACGCACCGGGGTGCGGGCGCTGACCTGCCGGGCGCTGGAGCTGGAGGGCCTGATGCGCCCCTTCGACCTGGAGGTCTTCTACGGTGAGCGGGTGGCCGTCCTGGGGTCCAACGGCTCGGGCAAGTCCCACTTCCTGCGGCTCCTGGCGGGCCAGAGCGTCGACCACCGGGGGGAGTGGAAGCTGGGCGCGCGGGTCGTGCCCGGTCACTTCGCCCAGACCCACGCCCATCCGGAGCTCTTCGGGCGCACGCTGGTCGACATCCTGTGGACCGAGCACGCCCGGGACCGGGGCCGCGCGATGAGCGCGCTACGGCGCTATGAGCTCGACCGCCAGGGCGACCAGACCTTCGACCGGCTCTCGGGCGGTCAGCAGGCCCGGTTCCAGATCCTGCTGCTCGAACTGGCCGGGACGACCGCGCTGCTGCTGGACGAGCCCACGGACAACCTGGACCTGGAGTCGGCCGAAGCGCTGCAGGACGGGCTCGGCG